The following are encoded together in the Bacillus sp. V2I10 genome:
- a CDS encoding aldo/keto reductase, with translation MKPANLKDSVILSNGVKMPWMGLGVFKVKNGEEAVQSVKAAIKNGYRSVDTAAIYQNEESVGQAIKECGVPREELFITTKLWNSEQGYESTLNAFETSMNKLGLDYLDLYLIHWPGKDKYKETWKAFEKLYKEGRVRAIGVSNFQIHHLEDLIAAAEIKPMVNQVEFHPHLTQKDLMAYCIKEEIRLEAWSPLKQGQLLNEPVIEKIAKKYNKSIAQVILRWDLHHEVITIPKSIKEQRIVENADIFDFELTSEEIAEIDGLNQDSRAGSHPDTMSVGFE, from the coding sequence ATGAAACCAGCTAATTTAAAAGACAGCGTTATACTAAGCAATGGAGTGAAAATGCCATGGATGGGACTGGGTGTTTTTAAAGTGAAAAATGGAGAAGAAGCCGTTCAGTCCGTTAAAGCTGCCATCAAAAACGGATATAGAAGCGTGGATACAGCTGCGATATATCAAAATGAAGAAAGCGTCGGCCAGGCGATCAAGGAGTGCGGAGTTCCAAGGGAAGAATTGTTTATTACAACGAAGCTCTGGAACAGTGAGCAGGGGTATGAATCTACATTGAATGCGTTTGAGACAAGTATGAACAAACTTGGACTTGATTATCTTGATCTTTATTTAATCCACTGGCCTGGAAAAGATAAATATAAAGAAACATGGAAAGCATTCGAGAAACTTTACAAAGAAGGACGTGTACGTGCAATCGGCGTCAGCAATTTTCAGATTCATCACCTTGAGGATCTAATTGCTGCCGCTGAAATAAAACCGATGGTCAATCAGGTAGAGTTTCACCCGCACCTCACTCAAAAAGACCTTATGGCTTACTGCATAAAAGAAGAAATCAGACTCGAAGCCTGGTCCCCTTTAAAGCAGGGCCAGCTGCTGAATGAACCTGTTATTGAAAAAATCGCTAAAAAATATAATAAATCGATTGCTCAAGTGATTTTACGCTGGGATCTCCATCATGAAGTCATCACGATCCCTAAATCCATTAAAGAACAGCGGATTGTTGAAAATGCTGATATATTTGATTTCGAACTAACCTCAGAAGAAATTGCAGAAATCGATGGTCTAAATCAGGACAGCCGTGCCGGTTCACATCCTGATACGATGAGTGTAGGGTTTGAGTAA
- a CDS encoding ParM/StbA family protein — translation MSNSRIAAIDVGNDAVKAIFGKYDSQLYIPNVIARDIEDRPVIGIEELDSKDPLDGIHIKVHSPALKENNAIYRVGHLATKSDNASELDPGSSKSEEDQTLVMLFASIALDAVKPENEKVFRRNNKVIDATYTLGTGLPLREAKEGKDVGYRSKLLGNVHQVEFLITPKYQGLKVNIKFDEVKVYPEGFAAYINLVMDKDLNIINKDLIDKRIIIQDIGGLSTDIAVIKNRNVDDDKAQGFNLGVVESLEAIREEIRSKHGVELDSRRDVVEIITKKTDRNHIYVRGSRTSVHDITDRILLDLAKKQYRHLRNVWQKNSQTEICYFVGGGAVVLKDYLKTLNNNLDGYNIDFFEDENESIWMMANAYYKLVFDFYRKSNKEKSSEDKKAATTK, via the coding sequence ATGAGTAATTCTAGAATCGCAGCAATCGATGTTGGAAATGATGCAGTAAAAGCAATTTTCGGAAAATACGACTCTCAACTATACATACCGAATGTCATTGCAAGAGACATTGAAGATCGTCCGGTCATTGGAATCGAAGAATTAGACAGCAAGGATCCGCTTGATGGAATCCATATTAAAGTTCACTCCCCTGCTTTAAAAGAAAATAATGCTATTTACCGTGTTGGCCACTTAGCTACAAAAAGCGACAATGCTTCTGAGCTTGATCCTGGCAGCAGCAAATCAGAGGAAGATCAAACGTTAGTTATGCTGTTTGCTTCAATTGCACTTGATGCAGTAAAGCCTGAAAATGAAAAAGTGTTCCGCAGAAATAACAAAGTCATTGATGCAACATATACTCTAGGCACTGGACTTCCATTAAGAGAAGCAAAAGAAGGCAAGGATGTCGGTTACCGCTCTAAGCTTCTTGGAAATGTTCATCAGGTTGAATTTTTGATTACTCCTAAATATCAGGGATTAAAAGTAAACATCAAATTTGACGAAGTGAAAGTATATCCTGAAGGATTTGCAGCTTATATCAACTTAGTGATGGACAAGGATTTAAACATCATCAATAAAGACTTGATTGATAAGCGCATCATCATCCAGGATATCGGAGGCCTTTCTACTGATATCGCAGTGATTAAAAACCGCAATGTAGATGACGATAAAGCACAGGGCTTTAACCTTGGCGTTGTAGAATCACTTGAAGCAATCCGCGAAGAGATACGTTCTAAGCATGGTGTTGAACTTGACAGCCGCCGTGATGTAGTAGAAATCATCACCAAGAAGACTGACCGCAATCATATCTATGTAAGAGGAAGCCGCACAAGCGTTCATGATATTACGGATCGCATTCTCTTAGATCTTGCGAAGAAGCAATACCGCCACCTGCGCAACGTTTGGCAAAAGAACTCACAAACTGAAATCTGCTATTTTGTCGGCGGAGGAGCCGTTGTTCTGAAAGATTACCTTAAAACGCTTAATAACAATCTTGACGGCTACAATATTGACTTCTTTGAAGATGAGAATGAAAGCATCTGGATGATGGCAAATGCTTATTATAAGCTCGTTTTTGACTTTTACCGCAAGTCAAACAAAGAAAAAAGCAGCGAAGATAAAAAAGCAGCTACTACCAAATAA
- a CDS encoding DUF4004 family protein, translated as MEQETISKKELLELTGISYGQLYRWKRKNIIPEDWFIKKSSFTGQETFFPKEKILKRIEAIKDMKDEYSLDDLSAFFSPRPADVALSAAALQKNKVIKSETMTAFKSRFVNERFDFNSILFLTVAEEVMNSKKLEIRQCEELLDFMMKRYKEVENKSSELIAFRKKDVIFWVFISPPVQIISESETFIRISLGELVNQLKLRLSVIH; from the coding sequence GTGGAACAAGAGACCATTTCAAAAAAAGAATTGCTTGAACTAACGGGAATATCATATGGACAGCTGTACAGGTGGAAAAGAAAAAATATCATTCCTGAAGATTGGTTTATAAAAAAATCAAGCTTTACAGGACAGGAAACCTTTTTTCCAAAAGAGAAAATCTTAAAGCGGATTGAAGCCATCAAGGATATGAAAGATGAGTATTCTTTAGATGATCTATCGGCATTCTTTTCTCCTCGTCCGGCGGATGTGGCACTATCAGCAGCTGCGCTTCAGAAGAATAAGGTTATAAAATCAGAAACCATGACAGCATTCAAATCAAGGTTCGTGAATGAACGTTTTGATTTTAACTCTATCCTCTTTTTAACAGTTGCCGAGGAAGTGATGAACAGTAAAAAACTTGAGATCAGACAATGTGAAGAACTGCTTGATTTTATGATGAAAAGGTATAAAGAAGTTGAAAACAAATCAAGTGAACTTATCGCATTTCGAAAAAAAGACGTCATATTTTGGGTTTTCATCAGCCCGCCGGTCCAAATTATAAGCGAGTCTGAAACATTTATCAGGATCAGCCTGGGAGAATTAGTGAATCAATTAAAGCTTCGGCTATCTGTTATTCATTAA
- a CDS encoding IclR family transcriptional regulator, which yields MANVQSLERALTLLNKLSEYPEGIQISRLAEQVGLTKSTVHRLLATLTNMNYTIKDEETDKYKIGLQVLFLSRNLINNINVVTIAKPFLEKLCQEVNETIHLCIEDRGEVIYIDKIESNQTIRMYSRIGSRAPIYCTAVGKVLLSGMDQDKKNETISKMKFIPKTPTTITSKEEFLEEIEKVDSQGYALDNSENEASLMCIAFPIFDHNGKIIASFSVSGPNNRVTPELIETTLIGKMKQCSIEISRNLGYTG from the coding sequence ATGGCGAATGTTCAATCACTCGAACGGGCTCTCACATTATTAAACAAGCTCTCCGAATATCCAGAAGGCATTCAAATCTCGCGTTTAGCTGAGCAAGTTGGGCTAACTAAAAGTACAGTTCATAGATTGCTTGCCACTTTAACGAACATGAACTATACGATTAAAGATGAAGAAACTGACAAATACAAAATTGGCCTTCAAGTTCTTTTTCTTTCAAGGAACTTAATCAACAACATAAATGTTGTCACCATAGCAAAGCCTTTTCTGGAAAAACTATGCCAGGAAGTGAACGAAACGATTCATTTGTGCATAGAGGACCGCGGGGAAGTGATATATATTGATAAAATAGAAAGCAATCAGACCATCCGGATGTATTCCCGAATCGGCAGCCGCGCACCAATCTATTGTACCGCGGTAGGTAAAGTGCTGTTATCCGGAATGGATCAGGATAAAAAGAATGAAACAATTTCAAAAATGAAGTTTATTCCTAAAACTCCTACTACCATTACATCTAAGGAAGAATTCCTGGAAGAAATCGAAAAGGTAGATTCTCAAGGCTATGCCCTGGACAACTCAGAAAATGAAGCTTCGCTCATGTGCATCGCCTTCCCAATCTTTGACCATAATGGCAAAATCATTGCCAGCTTCAGTGTTTCCGGACCAAACAACCGTGTAACTCCCGAACTCATCGAAACTACGCTGATTGGAAAAATGAAGCAGTGCAGCATTGAAATCTCAAGGAACCTGGGCTATACTGGCTAG
- a CDS encoding cytochrome P450 — protein sequence MTVPLGGSQLRNYIEFRKDPLLFLLNTHTQGDIVAINPHSKNTSYIIHSREAVKQILTLKEEYFEKGSSARTLGKTLGNGVLTSGGEEHRQQRKMMQPAFHKRKITGYAETVTSMTQDLISSWESGETRPIHEDMMNLTLRIIVKTMFGVELSPNTTHITKAVSDIIEKTAKSLLTPFPPPDFLPTAQNRNYKKGVKTLDELADFLIEEGMKQSSGDDLMSLLLETKYENGQSLSKKEIRDQIVTILIAGHETTANLLTWVFALIAKHPNVEERMLSELGFFGNSLKFENLKNLPYTNQVIQEVLRLYPSAWIMLREAKADAEILNETFKKGSIFLISPYVMHRNPAYFTSPEEFMPDRFSKEKKDQIPMYGYFPFGGGSRGCIGSQFAMMEAVLISAAVLKHFRLEFPDEKRALKPEPLVSLRIKNGIHMTALKR from the coding sequence ATGACTGTACCTTTAGGCGGAAGCCAGCTGCGGAACTATATAGAATTTCGAAAAGACCCTCTCCTTTTTCTTTTAAATACCCATACACAAGGGGACATCGTTGCTATAAATCCACATTCAAAGAATACATCTTACATAATCCATTCCAGAGAAGCTGTTAAGCAGATTTTAACTTTAAAAGAAGAGTATTTTGAAAAAGGTTCTTCTGCACGGACACTTGGGAAAACACTTGGAAACGGTGTTTTAACAAGCGGGGGCGAGGAGCATAGACAGCAGAGGAAAATGATGCAGCCTGCCTTTCACAAACGAAAAATCACCGGTTACGCAGAAACTGTAACCTCAATGACTCAGGACTTGATCAGCTCATGGGAATCTGGAGAAACGAGGCCAATACATGAAGATATGATGAATTTGACGCTTCGGATCATCGTCAAAACAATGTTTGGAGTCGAGCTTTCTCCAAATACAACTCATATTACTAAAGCGGTAAGCGATATCATTGAAAAAACGGCTAAATCCTTGCTGACTCCCTTTCCTCCCCCTGATTTTTTGCCTACTGCTCAAAATAGAAACTACAAAAAGGGAGTCAAAACACTGGATGAACTGGCTGATTTTCTAATTGAAGAAGGAATGAAACAGTCTTCAGGAGATGACCTTATGTCTTTACTTCTTGAAACAAAATATGAAAACGGTCAATCTTTATCAAAAAAAGAAATAAGAGATCAAATTGTCACGATATTAATTGCAGGACACGAAACGACTGCAAATTTATTAACGTGGGTCTTTGCCCTTATTGCCAAACATCCCAATGTTGAGGAAAGAATGCTGAGTGAGCTGGGCTTTTTTGGCAACAGCTTAAAGTTTGAAAATCTAAAAAATTTGCCTTATACCAATCAAGTTATACAGGAAGTACTAAGACTTTATCCTTCTGCGTGGATCATGCTCAGGGAGGCAAAGGCGGATGCTGAAATCCTAAATGAGACATTTAAGAAAGGCTCCATCTTCCTGATCAGCCCATACGTCATGCACAGAAATCCAGCTTATTTCACTTCTCCAGAAGAATTTATGCCTGATCGTTTTTCGAAAGAAAAGAAAGATCAGATTCCGATGTACGGATATTTTCCGTTTGGAGGAGGCTCTAGAGGATGCATTGGAAGCCAATTTGCCATGATGGAAGCTGTGCTGATCTCTGCAGCAGTCCTAAAGCATTTTCGTTTAGAGTTTCCAGATGAGAAGCGAGCTCTGAAGCCTGAACCGCTTGTTTCTCTCCGCATCAAAAACGGGATTCATATGACTGCATTAAAAAGATAA
- a CDS encoding polymer-forming cytoskeletal protein — MEQSTKLQDLKINGSGSAGGGHFQNVSINGSGKINGDVECVQLKIDGSGKVEGNVKAESIKISGSSSLKGAIDAHKVKINGSTKLEDQVTAQELTVNGSAKMLKDVKVSQLTINGSGKVLGKISSERIEVNGLLTAEGNCEAEFFRSNGVIQVGGLLSADDIQINVEHISKVKEIGGEKITVSNEKSFNLFRRLFQFLKSDPCLHTEVIEGDNIQLDFTKAKLVRGNHITIGENCEIGTIEYTGTLEVHPKASVHASVKV, encoded by the coding sequence ATGGAACAGTCAACCAAATTACAGGATTTAAAGATAAATGGATCTGGCTCTGCAGGCGGCGGACATTTTCAAAACGTATCCATAAATGGCAGCGGCAAAATAAATGGAGATGTAGAGTGTGTTCAGCTAAAGATCGATGGCTCTGGAAAAGTTGAAGGCAATGTAAAAGCAGAAAGCATCAAAATTTCAGGATCGTCCTCTTTAAAAGGCGCGATAGATGCCCATAAAGTGAAAATTAATGGAAGTACAAAGCTTGAGGATCAAGTAACAGCACAGGAACTCACTGTAAATGGCTCTGCAAAGATGCTGAAGGATGTAAAGGTAAGTCAGTTAACGATAAACGGTTCAGGCAAAGTTCTTGGAAAAATCAGTTCTGAGCGGATCGAAGTAAACGGCCTGTTGACAGCGGAAGGCAATTGCGAAGCAGAATTCTTCCGTTCAAACGGCGTTATTCAGGTCGGAGGACTATTAAGCGCTGATGATATACAGATTAATGTGGAGCATATTTCTAAGGTGAAGGAAATTGGCGGCGAGAAGATTACGGTCAGCAATGAAAAGTCTTTTAATCTATTTAGGCGGCTGTTTCAATTCTTAAAATCAGACCCTTGTCTTCACACGGAGGTTATTGAAGGAGACAACATCCAGCTTGATTTTACTAAAGCTAAGTTAGTTAGAGGAAATCACATAACGATCGGTGAAAATTGTGAAATAGGAACAATTGAATATACAGGAACGCTTGAAGTGCATCCAAAAGCTTCTGTACACGCGTCCGTGAAGGTATAG
- a CDS encoding DEAD/DEAH box helicase — translation MRRMTFSALGISDRLSKELKHQGISSPTQIQEKAIPAVLKGEDIIAKAQTGTGKTLAFVLPILEKINTQDKAVQALIITPTRELAIQITAEIKKITDRLNEAGVLAIYGGQDVERQIKKLGRGIHIAVGTPGRILDHIRRETIDLSKVSTLVLDEADQMLQAGFQKDIEEIIAQTFDSRQTLLFSATITNKVRDLSKQYMTNPKDITVQEKQITVEKITQLVVETNDRAKQAALFRFLDEQRPFLAIIFCRTKIRAGRLFDAMKARKYAAEELHGDLSQAKREKVMKLFREAKIQYLIATDVAARGLDVEGVTHVYNYDMPLDAETYIHRIGRTGRAGDEGVAVTFAAPKDMDDLHTIEKGIALKLPRQKIDIPSSEYTSQPKNKDQVYRPEKAKRGSQSNRGKVPRRPR, via the coding sequence ATGAGAAGAATGACGTTTTCAGCATTAGGAATTTCCGATAGATTAAGTAAAGAACTAAAGCACCAAGGTATTTCAAGCCCTACTCAAATTCAGGAGAAAGCAATTCCTGCTGTCCTTAAAGGTGAGGATATTATAGCGAAAGCCCAGACAGGAACGGGAAAGACGCTTGCATTTGTTCTGCCCATTCTTGAAAAAATCAATACGCAGGATAAAGCAGTTCAGGCGCTGATTATTACTCCGACCAGAGAGCTTGCCATCCAAATCACGGCAGAAATAAAGAAGATTACAGACAGACTGAATGAGGCAGGAGTTCTTGCCATTTATGGAGGACAGGATGTGGAGCGTCAGATTAAGAAACTGGGGCGCGGCATTCACATTGCTGTAGGGACACCAGGCCGCATCCTGGATCACATAAGGAGGGAGACAATTGATCTCTCAAAAGTATCCACGCTTGTCCTTGATGAAGCTGATCAAATGCTCCAGGCAGGCTTCCAGAAAGATATTGAAGAAATTATAGCCCAAACCTTCGATTCCAGACAGACACTGCTGTTTTCAGCGACAATTACGAATAAAGTCAGAGACTTGTCCAAGCAATATATGACAAATCCCAAAGATATTACGGTTCAGGAAAAGCAGATTACTGTTGAAAAAATTACTCAGCTTGTAGTTGAAACGAACGACAGGGCTAAGCAGGCGGCTCTTTTTCGCTTTTTAGACGAGCAGCGTCCCTTCCTTGCGATCATCTTTTGCAGGACGAAAATAAGGGCAGGCAGACTGTTTGATGCAATGAAGGCTCGGAAGTATGCAGCAGAAGAGCTCCACGGCGATTTATCACAGGCTAAAAGAGAAAAGGTGATGAAACTTTTTCGCGAAGCCAAAATTCAATATTTGATTGCCACAGACGTAGCAGCACGAGGACTTGATGTAGAAGGGGTGACCCATGTCTATAACTATGATATGCCTCTCGATGCAGAAACGTATATTCACCGGATTGGAAGAACGGGAAGAGCCGGTGATGAAGGAGTGGCTGTAACATTTGCCGCGCCAAAAGATATGGACGACCTCCATACCATTGAAAAGGGGATTGCGCTAAAGCTTCCGAGACAAAAGATTGACATTCCCTCTTCCGAATACACATCTCAGCCCAAAAACAAAGATCAGGTTTACCGTCCTGAAAAAGCAAAAAGAGGATCACAATCCAATCGAGGAAAAGTACCAAGAAGGCCAAGGTAA
- a CDS encoding YwbE family protein: MNGQNREHIKPGTPVQIVLKQDQRSGKLTGGVVKDILTKSAFHPHGIKVRLQDGQVGRVKSIDAP, from the coding sequence ATGAACGGTCAAAACCGCGAACATATTAAACCCGGTACGCCTGTTCAGATTGTCCTGAAACAGGATCAGCGATCTGGAAAGCTTACGGGCGGTGTTGTAAAAGATATTCTGACAAAATCTGCTTTTCACCCTCACGGAATAAAAGTGCGCCTTCAGGATGGTCAAGTAGGCCGAGTAAAATCAATTGATGCTCCTTAA
- a CDS encoding GNAT family N-acetyltransferase: MTSFPQLETNRLRLRSIESSDAVKLYDYFSNKEVTRYYGMNSFKTLEEAETLIHSFQIGYQSNKLIRWGIELKETNELIGTCGFHALSKKYKRAEIGYEISHLHWHKGFASEAIKAVLAFGFKEMELIRIGAVVMLENSPSRSVLLRLGFKEEGRLRNYIIQDQMPCDVIMHSLLEEEWKKSSFS, translated from the coding sequence ATGACATCATTTCCACAATTAGAAACGAACCGTTTACGGCTAAGGAGTATTGAGAGTTCTGACGCTGTGAAATTGTATGATTATTTCTCAAACAAAGAGGTAACAAGGTATTATGGAATGAATTCTTTTAAAACATTAGAGGAAGCAGAGACTCTGATTCATTCGTTTCAAATTGGCTATCAATCAAATAAACTCATACGCTGGGGAATTGAGCTCAAAGAGACAAATGAACTGATTGGCACATGCGGATTTCACGCACTGTCAAAGAAGTACAAACGAGCTGAAATAGGCTATGAAATCTCTCATTTACATTGGCACAAAGGCTTTGCATCCGAGGCCATTAAGGCCGTACTTGCTTTTGGGTTTAAGGAGATGGAGCTGATCCGAATCGGGGCGGTGGTTATGCTTGAGAATTCCCCTTCCAGAAGCGTTCTTCTGCGTTTAGGCTTTAAAGAGGAAGGAAGGCTAAGGAATTATATCATCCAGGATCAAATGCCATGCGATGTTATCATGCATTCTCTCCTTGAGGAAGAATGGAAAAAAAGCAGCTTCAGTTGA
- the kdgT gene encoding 2-keto-3-deoxygluconate transporter: MKIMKTIERIPGGLMLVPLFLGAIIHTLAPGSGEYFGSFTNGLMTGTVPILAVWFFCMGASINIKATGVVLRKSGTLVVTKIAVAWVVAIVASAFIPDGGIQSGLFAGLSVLALVAMMDMTNGGLYASIMQQYGTKEEAGAFVLMSLESGPLVTMLILGTTGLAAFEPQAFVGAVLPFLIGFILGNLDTDLREFFSRAVHVMIPFFGFALGSSIDLTVIAKTGLAGIILGILVIVVTGIPLMLADKFLGGGNGTAGLAASSTAGAAVANPMIIANIKPEFLPVAEAATALVAASVIVTSILVPILTAYWAQFMNKKNNRNKIILQGDKKASV, translated from the coding sequence ATGAAAATTATGAAAACGATTGAACGAATTCCAGGCGGTTTAATGCTTGTCCCGTTATTCCTTGGTGCCATTATCCATACTCTGGCACCTGGATCTGGAGAGTATTTCGGTTCATTTACCAACGGCCTGATGACAGGAACGGTGCCAATTTTGGCGGTTTGGTTCTTCTGTATGGGTGCGAGCATTAATATTAAAGCGACGGGTGTTGTGCTGCGGAAATCTGGGACGCTTGTGGTAACCAAAATTGCCGTTGCTTGGGTCGTAGCAATTGTGGCATCTGCTTTTATTCCGGATGGAGGCATTCAATCGGGGCTCTTCGCCGGTCTATCCGTTCTGGCGCTAGTTGCGATGATGGATATGACGAATGGCGGCTTGTATGCTTCCATCATGCAGCAGTATGGAACGAAGGAAGAAGCAGGAGCATTTGTTTTAATGTCGCTTGAATCCGGACCGCTTGTTACGATGCTGATTCTAGGGACAACAGGCCTCGCTGCTTTTGAACCGCAGGCGTTTGTCGGGGCTGTCCTGCCATTCCTGATTGGGTTCATTCTTGGAAATCTCGATACCGATCTGCGTGAATTCTTCAGCAGAGCGGTGCACGTAATGATCCCGTTCTTTGGCTTTGCGTTAGGGAGTTCGATTGATTTAACGGTTATAGCAAAAACGGGTCTTGCTGGAATCATTCTAGGAATTTTAGTCATTGTGGTAACAGGCATCCCATTAATGCTTGCAGATAAATTCCTTGGCGGCGGAAATGGAACAGCAGGTCTTGCTGCATCCAGTACGGCGGGTGCCGCGGTAGCCAATCCAATGATTATCGCCAATATTAAGCCAGAATTCTTGCCAGTAGCAGAAGCGGCTACGGCATTGGTAGCAGCCTCTGTAATTGTGACTTCCATATTGGTGCCGATTCTTACGGCCTACTGGGCTCAGTTTATGAATAAGAAAAACAACCGCAATAAAATAATTCTGCAGGGAGATAAGAAAGCTTCCGTGTAA
- the kduI gene encoding 5-dehydro-4-deoxy-D-glucuronate isomerase, producing MEIRYSTHPEHAKTFTTEQIREHYLIEELFEEGEIKLVYSMEDRAIVGGISPLEDVIALKGYDEIKADYFLERREVGIFNVGGSGKIKVDGETYEMKTKDCLYVGMGKKELLFESNSAANPAKFYLFSAPAHKEYPTQQVAFNDIEGDRMGSNVNANDRVIKRMIHEEGIQSCQIAMGMTKLHTGSVWNSMPTHTHNRRMEVYLYFDLDEQDRMFHMMGEPDQTRHIVMKNEQAVISPPWSIHCGAATGSYTFIWAMAGENKTYRDMDAVSMNELR from the coding sequence GTGGAAATTAGATATTCTACACATCCGGAGCACGCAAAAACTTTCACAACGGAACAGATTCGAGAGCATTACCTGATTGAGGAGTTATTTGAAGAAGGAGAAATTAAGCTTGTTTACTCCATGGAGGACCGGGCGATTGTCGGCGGAATATCTCCTTTGGAAGATGTGATTGCTTTAAAGGGCTATGACGAGATTAAGGCAGATTATTTCCTGGAGCGCCGAGAAGTGGGGATATTCAATGTAGGCGGATCTGGAAAAATTAAAGTTGATGGTGAAACGTATGAAATGAAAACAAAGGATTGCTTATATGTAGGAATGGGGAAGAAGGAACTGCTATTTGAAAGCAATTCCGCCGCAAATCCAGCGAAGTTTTATTTGTTTTCTGCGCCGGCACATAAGGAGTATCCGACTCAACAGGTCGCTTTTAATGACATTGAGGGAGATCGGATGGGCTCGAATGTGAATGCGAATGACCGGGTGATCAAGCGGATGATTCACGAGGAGGGTATTCAGAGCTGCCAGATTGCGATGGGAATGACGAAGCTCCATACGGGAAGTGTGTGGAATTCGATGCCGACTCATACGCATAACCGCCGAATGGAAGTGTATCTGTATTTTGATTTGGATGAGCAGGACAGAATGTTCCATATGATGGGAGAGCCCGATCAGACTCGTCATATTGTCATGAAGAATGAGCAGGCGGTCATTTCTCCTCCATGGTCAATTCATTGCGGTGCTGCAACGGGCAGCTACACGTTCATCTGGGCGATGGCCGGAGAGAACAAGACGTATCGGGATATGGATGCTGTAAGTATGAATGAACTGCGATAA
- the kduD gene encoding 2-dehydro-3-deoxy-D-gluconate 5-dehydrogenase KduD: protein MSMKDFSLDYFKLTGKTAIVTGGNSGLGQAYAVALAKAGADLFIAARGANWEETRSLIEETGMKVHFFQADLSERNSVKQIVDECIKVYGKIDILVNNAGTIRRAPLLEYTEEDWNAVMDVNLNSVYFLSQEAAKVMAEQKRGKIINIGSMLSFQGGKFIPPYTASKHGVAGLTKAFANELGAHNIQINAIAPGYVETANTAPIRADEQRNAEIISRIPAGRWASTSDLMGAVVFLASRASDYMNGHVLAVDGGWLAR, encoded by the coding sequence ATGAGTATGAAGGATTTTTCATTGGATTATTTTAAGCTGACAGGAAAGACAGCGATTGTGACAGGTGGAAATTCAGGACTTGGGCAGGCCTATGCGGTGGCACTTGCTAAAGCGGGGGCAGATTTATTCATTGCTGCCCGAGGTGCGAATTGGGAAGAGACAAGATCATTAATTGAAGAAACAGGCATGAAGGTTCATTTCTTTCAGGCAGATCTGTCTGAAAGAAATAGCGTGAAGCAAATAGTGGATGAGTGTATAAAGGTATACGGGAAGATTGATATTCTTGTCAACAATGCCGGAACGATCCGAAGAGCTCCGCTGCTTGAGTATACGGAAGAGGATTGGAATGCTGTGATGGATGTCAACTTGAACTCGGTGTACTTTTTAAGCCAGGAAGCGGCAAAGGTCATGGCCGAGCAGAAGCGGGGCAAGATCATTAATATCGGCTCAATGCTCTCCTTCCAGGGCGGCAAGTTTATTCCGCCTTACACGGCGAGCAAGCATGGAGTAGCGGGTCTTACGAAAGCGTTTGCGAATGAATTAGGGGCACATAATATCCAAATCAACGCCATTGCTCCTGGGTATGTCGAGACGGCGAATACTGCCCCAATTCGTGCTGATGAGCAACGGAATGCAGAAATTATTTCTCGTATCCCGGCAGGAAGGTGGGCATCGACCTCGGATTTGATGGGGGCTGTCGTCTTTTTAGCAAGCAGGGCTTCTGACTACATGAATGGGCATGTTCTGGCAGTTGACGGCGGCTGGCTCGCACGGTAA